The region GAAAGTATATGGGGCAAGACACCACGAAAAGATGATAAAAGACAAAAGAGCCAATCCATGTATGGTAGCTGCTACATTCAGATAGGGTAGAATATCTTTTGTAGGAATCCCTTTTCCTGCATACACGGTGCTGATAATCGCGATATAAGAGGCTATGACAAACCAACTGCCCCATATCAAAGTAATTCTCCATAAAGAAAGCCCGTCCCACCCCCACGCGACGGCTTTATAGCCAAGGTATGCGATTAATGCAGCCGGAAAAATATTTAATAATAAAGCGAATCGTACAGTTTTCATTGCAAAAATCAGGATTTATTGTGAACAGTAGTTGCAAAAAACCACCTTTTCAGGTGGTTTTAATATTTTACCGGGGAAGGGACTTGAACCCTTAAGCCCGTGCGGGCAATAGTTTTTGAGACTATCCTGTATACCAATTCCAGCACCCCGGCATGAAATCTATATATTTATTTTAACAAATTTTTTTACAAAAGGGAAGTATTTTATAAAATTTTTTTGTTTTTTCTCAAATACCCCATTTAAAAGCGGGGTATTTGAGAAATATTATCACTAAAAACGCAACATAGAGGTATATTCTTTGAGACGTTTTTCAATTTCGCCTTCTTTAATGGAAGCCAAACGTTTGACGCTGAAAGATTCAATAGTGAAAGAGGCCATCACATTGCCAATCATCATCGCACGTTTGATGGCAGATAAAGTGTCCCACTTGCGCAGACTGGCCAGATAGCCCGTTGCTCCGCCGCCAAAAGTATCTCCGGCACCGGTAGTATCGTACACATGCTCTAACACAAAGGGAGGAAACTGTACAATGCCTAATTTGCTGACCAGCATAGATCCGTTGGGGCCTAATTTGATAATAACATGCTTGGCTCCCAATTTAAGAATCTTTTTTCCGGCGGTAATTAAATTATACTCTCCGGTAAGTTGACGCGCTTCGGCTTCATTCAAAAAGAATAAGTCGGTCTTTTTCAATACTTTGAGCAGGGCTTCTTTGCGCGAGCTAATCCAATAGTTCATGGTGTCACAGGCCACCAATTTAGGGTTTTTAACCTGCTTGAGTACTGATAGTTGAAGCTCGGGATCAATGTTAGCTAAGAAAACCGCTTTTGCATTTTTTTGTTCTTCAGACAGAACAGGATTAAAATCCTGAAAAACATTTAAATCCGTAAAATGAGTGGTGGCATTTTTGAGGTCTTTATCATAACTTCCGCCCCAATGAAACGTCTTGCCTTCTTTCACTTCAAGTCCGGAAATATCTACTCCGCATTTTTTAAACGGAGCCTTGTCTTGTGTCGTAAAATCTGTACCGACTACCGCCACAATGTTGGGGAGTGCAAAATAGCTGGCGGAAATGGAGGAGTAGCTGGCAGCTCCGCCCAATACGCGCTCGGCTTTGCCATGCGAGTTTTCTACAGAGTCAAAAGCTACAGAACCTACTATGAGTACACGATTTTTCATTATTGTTCGTCCAAGAAAGTTCTGATTTCTACACGGTTATTAAAATCATCAAAGAAAGCCTGTTGGGCCGTTTCCATTTTGGTTTCAAATAACTGTTTTTCGAAATCTTTTTTATTTTTTTCAAAATTTTTCATATTGCCGTTTTGGGTCAAATAGGCAAAGCGCACTTCTTCCGGCGTGAGTTTATAAATGGAGTACAAAGCCATGCGGAAGCGGTCGGCCAATTTGCTGCGTCGAAATTGTTCTTCAAACTGAGCCGGCGTGACACCCAACTGATGTTTAACGGCATATTCATAGGCGGCTTTATTAAATTTTCCATCTTGGTTAAACTGCGGGAAAGAGTGAATATCCAAAGCCACTTCATAATCTGCCACCGCCAGACCAAATTCTTGGGCAGCTTGATTTAAAATTTCTTCGCTGATTAATCCTTTCAACACTTCTTGATTGAGCCCTTTCATCATATTTTCATCTACATCTACGCCGTTGTTGCGCAAAAGGCGGGCTTGGGCATCGGCCGCTTTAAACAAATTGCGGAAAGTGATTTTGGTATCACCGACGATAGCAGCTGTATCTTTAAAAGAACCTCTTTGGTACGAGTCTAACCCAATATAGGCGATACTGCCGATGAAAAAGCCCAAAGTAATAATTAAAATGGCCTTTTTATATTTGATGAGGAAAGATATCATTTATTGACTCCTTATTCTTTATCTTCTAGTTCTGCAGAAGTTTTTTCGGCACCGCCAATCTTGCACATTCCTTCAATGCGGCCCCCTTCTTCTACAATCATTTTTTGAGCGCGGATGTCACCTTTAATGGCGGCTTTTCCCAATACTTCTAACATTTCGGCACAGACGTTTCCTTCAATATCTCCTCCGCATACAACCGTTGCGGCCGTCACGTCTCCCACGATTTTTCCGCCTTCTCCAACGATTACTTGACGGGCATTATCTACCGAACCTTCCAATTTACCGTCTACGCGCAAAGAACCTTGCACACTTAACGTACCTTGAAAGTAGCATTCCGCACTGACGATGGAAAAATGTTCTCCGGATGCGAAATCAGAATCTTTTTTCAAAAAGCTCATGGCTTCCTCCTAAATTTATTTAAAATAGTTTCTCGGATTGACGGCTTGTCCGTCTTTCCATACTTCATAATGCAAATGAGTACCGGTGCTGCGGCCGGTCGTACCCATAAAGGCAATAATTTGACCGCGCTTTACCACTTCTCCCGGTTTTACTTTAATGCCGGTAGCATGGGCATAAAGCGTGGAATAACCAAATCCATGATCAATAAGTACCGCTTGGCCATAGCCGTTTACCCAGCCTGTATGACGCACCACGCCGTCAGCCGTAGAGACGATGGGACTATCGGGCTTTCCGGCAAAATCCAAGCCTTTGTGCATGCGTCCCGTCGGGCGGCCAAAAGGATCACGCCGATATCCAAAACCGGAACTAATACGAGAAGAAGACGGACGAATGGAAGGAGTGGAGTTTAAGCCTTCTTTTTGATTGGCAAAATACCACGCAATTTCTTGGAAAGAGGCCAATCTTTCTTCCGCCGTTTCCTGCATGCTGTCTATATATTTTTCAAATTCTTCCGTATCAAACTCTTTTAAATCACTGCCAAAAAGTTGCTTGGCGCGGTCATCTTCTTTTTGCTTCTTATCTTGCAAACCTTTGGGTAAATTAATAAATTTTCCACCGGGCATTCCTAACATTTGTCGCATTTGTTGTTCGGTTGTTTGTGTCAAAGATAAATATTTTCTTCCTCGTTCTAATTCGTCGGAAATCAGTTGCATTTTTACACGCATTAATTTGTTGTCGGCCTTCGTTAAATGGTAATCATAGGCCTTACTCCACAACCAAAGAGACCCCAATGTAAAAAGAGCCCAAAGCGCAATAAAAATAACAAAAGTCAGCCCGGTTAGTTTTATCTTTTTAGACGAACCCGCACGAGGCATGATAATTATATCTACCCGATCACTTAAAAAACGGCTGATAGCATTGGTTTTTTTACCCATTACTTCCATTCTATCATATTGTAGAGGCGGAGGGGAATTTAGTGTTGGGAATATTCTTTTTGATAGAAGCTCAAAATGCCTTGATATAAAGTATCGGCCAAAATTTGTTTCCCTTTATCGCTTAATACCCATTCTTCTTGTTCGGGTAAAATCGGAAAAGCGTTTTCCACTAAAATACTGGGAATTTCTGATATGCGCGGAATAAAAAAGACATCATCGGCAATTAACCCATTGTCCGGCAACGGCACATATTTGTTAAACGATTTGTAAATGCTTTCGGCTAAATCAAAAGAGTGCGGATAGGTGTAATAGACAGAGTACCCGCGCGGGGCTGCCAAAGGGTTGCCCGTATCATGCAAAGCATTGTAATGCAAACTGATGAAAATATGCGCTTTTTCTGCCATCGCTTTTTTGTATCGTTCTGTTAAACCGATGAAATTATTGCCTTCGCGCGTCATGATGACGGTGGCACCGGCTTTTTCCAATTTGGCTTTTATACTTTCGGCCAAAGGCAAGGTTAATTCATATTCCAAGAATCCGGAAGGAGTCACCACTCCGTCATAAGGATTGGTACGTTTGGGACTATGACCGGCATCTAATAAAATACGTGCACCTTTTAGCGGATAGGCATCCGTGGCGCAGATAGTGGGGCGATGGTTTAAATCCAAGACAAAGTCTGTCCCTTCGTATCGGTAGGAATGTCCCCAAAGCAATCCGGCCTTAAAATACAAAATGAACTTAACTTGATTCTCCTGCGGTTGAGTCCACTCTATTTTTTCCAATAAAGCCGAAGTGGAATCAAAATTGAAATTTTCTTCAAAGTCCGCCGTATAATAAAAAGACAACTCTAAGCGATTATTAAACTCTTGTACATAAATGGGTACTTGTTTTTGAGAGGTCCAGCGAATTTGCGTTTTTTCAGGATAAGAAATAGCGTCCATTTCTTTCAATACATTGTTTTGATAGCGGTCTGGAGAAAATAGTTTTAACTTTTTTTCCTCCAGCCAAGCAGATTCCTCTGCTGATAAACGCAAGCGATAAAGTCCATTATCCCTTCCATCAATCAATACTTCTCCGAAGGCGCGGTAAAAGGGATAGAGACTCCCTTGATAAACGGGTATTTGGCGTAGTTTTGTGGCAGAATCTTTTACAAAAGCGGGTTGCAAAGGGGTGTCAGGATCCAATATTCTTATTTTTTCTTTTGCCACAATTTTTGCCTTAGTTTTACTTTTTTTATCGTACATGCTGTAGCTGACTTTGACGGAACGAGGGTTTTGATGTTGATGAATGGAAAAACGCGCCTGATATAAACCCGGCTGCCGAGAACTTTCTTTTAATTCTATACTTTTTCCATTTTTAAGACCGTAAAGGTGCGCTTTGACACAAGCACCGGGTGTGCCTCTGGCAGATAAAAGCAAGGTGTCTCCCGGCAAAAACCATGCCGGCTTGGAAGGATATATTTCTTGAGGGTCAAATTTGGCTCTGGCCTGAAATACTTGAATAGGGGTGCCTGCTACTACAATATTACGTTGTGCTTGATAGGTCTTTCCTTCGCTTTGGGCGGTTAACAGAAATTGAAAATTTCCTTGTTCTACAGGTAAAAAAGTCAAAAAGGTGCCATTTTTGTGCAGGGGCACATCTACTCCGTTGATCTGCAAAGAGGGAGATTTTAGATTGATTTTTCCGAATAAATAAATGTTTTTGGCCTCTTTCGGCAGAATGGCTTTTTCTTGCGGATGCTGTACAGTGATGGGGGCATTGCGGGTGGAGTCTGATTCTGTAGCCGGCAAATAAGGAGCCACCGGCAAAATTTCGGCTTTTAACGGGTTAAAAAATAAAAATAAGAAAATACTATAAAAAAATATTTTTTTCATTGTATAAAAATGATAACATAAATCTATGACTACGCGCGAGGACGTCGTTTCTTTTATAAACGACTATTTACAAATATCCAATGTGCCCGACAGCAGCCTTAACGGTTTGCAGGTGGAGGGACGGGATACGGTGCAAAAAATTGTCTTTGGCGTGTCTGCTAGTTTGGAACTTTTTAAAAAGGCCAAACAAGCGGGTGCCGATATGATAGTCGTGCATCATGGGTTATTGTGGGGAAAAGAACAAGCGTTGGTGGGTCCTTTTGGCCGGCGCGTTGCTTTTTTATTGCAAAACCAAATTAGTTTGCTGGGCTACCATTTGCCCTTAGATAAACATCCGGTCATTGGACATAATGCACTTTTGCTGAATAGTTTGCATGCTCAAAATGTCCGTTCGTTTGCTGCTTATCATGGACAAGAAATCGGTTTTTGCGGGGAGATTGAACCGCAAAATTTGAAAGATGTTGTCGCACAACTAGAGCAAACTTGTCAAGCGCATGCTTTGACATTGCCATTTGGAAAAGAAAAAGTGAGCCGTGTAGGCGTTGTAAGTGGCGGTGGCTGGAGTATGTTGCCGGACGGAGTGAAAATGGGGTTGGATTTGTTTATTACGGGAAGTATGGATGAGCCTGCACAGGAAATTTGCCGAGAAGGCAATATAAACGGTGTGGCTCTGGGGCATTACAACTCAGAAAAAATCGGAGTGTGTGCCTTGATGGATTTGGTGGCGAGCAAGTTTGACGTAGAAGTAGAATTTGTAGATATTAAAAATCCTCTTTAAATGGAGAAAGAATATGGCAGAAACGAAAGATTTGTTGAAAAAAATAGATACCTATCGTGATTTTGTAATTGATATACAGACCAAAATGACCGCCTGTCCCGCAGTCAGCCCGGAGGAGGGTGGCTTGGGTGAAGCGGCCAAAGCGGAAGTATTGTTGGCTACGCTGAAAGAAATGAAATTTGACGAAATTAAAGTAATTAATATCAAAGATCCCAAATCTCCCACCGGTGTGCGCCCCAATATTATTGCTAAATATTATGGTCAAAACCGCAAGAAAACTTTTTGGGTAATGGCCCATATGGACGTAGTGCCGCCGGGTGATTTGTCTTTGTGGAAAACCGACCCTTATAAAGCGGTGGTGAAAGGCGATAAAATCTACGGACGCGGTACGGAAGATAATCAACAGGGAATAGTGTCTGGTTTATTGGTAGCCAAAGCGATGATGGATTTGGGCATTCGTCCGTCTGTGAACTATGCCTTATTATTAAATTGTGATGAAGAAATGGGTAGCAACTACGGTATCGAACCGATTCTTAAAAAACACGCCAAGATTTTTGGAAAAGATGATAGTTTTATGGTGCCAGACGGCGGTTGTGCCACCGGTGAAATGGTGGAAATTGCCGAAAAGAGCCAATTGTGGTTGAAGTTTACCACCATCGGCAAACAAACCCATTCCTCTACTCCTGCCAATGGCAACAATGCTTTTATTGCCGGCAGTCATTTGGTAGTGGCTTTAGACGAATTGCATAAAAAATTCCCGAAAAAGGATAAACTTTTCGACGTGCAGGAAAGTATTTTCTGCCCTACCAAAAAAGAAGCCAATGTGCCCAACATCAACAGCATTCCCGGTACGGATATTTTCTACTTAGATTGCCGCGTGTTGCCTTGCTATACGTTGGAGAAAGTGTTGGCCGAAATTAAGAAAATCACTCAAAAAATTGAAAAGAAGTTTAAAGTGAAAATTAAAATTGAGGAAGTATTGCGCGGTGTTTCTAAACCTACCGATAAAAAGGCACCGATAGTTTCTTTGGTGGCGCAATCTGTAAAGGCCGTTTATCGCAATAATCCCAAAATTCAAGGTGTAGGTGGCGGAACGGTGGCAGCTTCTTTGCGCAACGAAGGCTTCCCCGCAGTGGTATATTCTAAGTTAGATGAAACCATGCACCAACCTAATGAATTCTCCAGCATTAAAAACACGATGGGAGATGCCAAAGTGTTTGCTTTGGTGGCTATGGGTTTGAAATAGGAAACGGTTTATGAAGAAAGGCTTTACGCTGTTGGAAATCCTGATTACCGTTGTTTTGTTTGGTGTGTTGCTGAGCTTTACGGTGCCGAAGTTTTTTTCTTTAATCCATAAAGCACAAGAAGGAAGCACCAAACATGAATTGGTAAAACTTCGTACGGCCATTGCTGCTTATTACGGAGAAAATCAGGGTGTGTATCCCACCGATGATTTAGGTTCTTTGATTCCCCGATACATTGAGTCTATTCCACAGGCCAATGTGCCGGGGTTAGAGCCCAGCAATCGAGTGAGTGCAGGAAATTATGAAACTGCTTTTACAAAAACGGGCGGTTGGGCCTATGTCAACGATCCGGTAGATCCGCGTTTTGGGGATATTTTTGTAAATACGGATAAAGAAGACAGCTACGGTAAAGCCTGGCATACACACTAATTTTATGGTCCCTGATAAAAGATCAGGGACTTTTTTTGTAAAAAAGGAGAAAGAATGGAAAATTTGATTTTGCTTTTTTCAGGAATTTTTGGCCTGATTATCGGAAGTTTTTTGAATGTTTGTATTTATCGTATCCCGAAGAATAAATCCATTGTGTGGCCTGCCTCTTTTTGTCCTAAATGTGGCAAACACATTGCTTTTTATGACAATATTCCCGTACTTAGTTATTTAATTTTGTGGGGGAAATGCCGCCACTGTAAGGCCTCTATCTCCTGCCAATATCCTATTGTGGAACTCTTAACGGGTCTTTTGACTGTTTTGTTTGTGTGGCGATGGGGTTTGACCCCTTGGACGGGAGTGTTGTTGGTGGCTGTATATAGTTTAATTATCTTGTCTGTGATTGATCTGGAGTTGATGATTATTCCGGATCGTTTTTCCTTAGGTCTGATTGTGTGGGGCTTGGCATTCTTTTGGCTAAATCCCAACTTTGACGGTACTCTTTTGTCTTGTTTTTTACAAAGTTTAATAGGGGCTGCTGTAGGCTTTTTTGGTACGTTGGCAGTAGCTTTGCTCGGATATGTATTATTTAAAAAAGAAGCTATGGGCGGCGGTGACGTGAAATTAATGGGGGGAATCGGTGCGCTGTTAGGTTGGAAAGGGGTGATTACTACCATTATTTTTGCTTCCGTTTTAGGTCTTGTTTACTCGGTCATCTTGATGATTTTTAAAGGGAAAGGAAAAGGGGACGCCATTGCTTTTGGTCCTTTTTTAAGTGCCGGTGCCTTGATTAATATGTATTATTTGGTGTTGCCGGAAATGTTGGCTATACAGATATAAAATATAACAGAAACAAAAAGCCCCTGCAAACAGGGGCTTTTTTTATGAAAAAAGAGTTATAAGCAAACTAAATATTCGGCTAATTTTTCAAAGGCTTTGGCGCGGTGACTTATTTTGTTTTTTTCTTGTTCGGTCATCTGGGCCAGCGTTTTATCGGTTCCTTCTACCACAAAAATAGGGTCATAGCCAAAACCGTTTGTTCCGCTATATTCACATCCGATCCGACCGTTTAAAATGCCTTCAAAACAGATAGATTTCCCTTGAGGGTCTGACAGGCAGGCAATCGTACAAAAATGCGCCGTACGTTCACTTGTAGCAAGTCCTTGCAATTCTTGTAATAATTTGGTGTTGTTGGCTTGGGTATCGGCTGTAGGGCCGGCATAACGAGCGGTATAAACTCCCGGTTGACCGTTTAAAAAATCTACGGATAATCCGGTATCATCAGAAATAGCCCACAAACCGGAATGTTGAGCCGCGTAAACGGCTTTTAATTCAGCATTTGCTTGTAATGTAAGACCGTCTTCCGGAGGAAGAACCGGCCCTTCTATTTCTTGTAAGGATACATAATCAATATTCTCCCCCTTCTTGGTTTGATGGGGGAGAATATTCATAATTTCTTGAAACTTATGCTTGTTTCCGGTAGCTACCAGTATTTTCATTGGATTTATTATCTTCTGCTCAAATCTCTTTGTAGCTGTTGTTTGTTTTCATGAGCATCAAGGCTTTGTTTGATAGTTTGCTCAATAATATTTAAGCCGGTTTTATAAGCAGAAAACATATCCTTTTCGCTTAACCATTCATAAACGGAATGGACACGTTGTTGCCCTGTCCATAACCCCATACCGGTAATGCCGTGTCTGGCATTCATCATGCCGGGAGTGATGCCTCCGCGCACTGTAATAAAACGGGGGGTGACTCCTGCATCGGTAGCGGCTTGCGCTACAATATTTTTGGTCAAAGGGTGCATTCCGTCAGCTAAGTTTTTGTATTGGCTGGATTCGTCTATCAGTACTTCATTTTTAGTGCCATATACTACGTTTACGTGGTCAATGGCAGATTGTACTAAGTCTTTCATGCGGCTCCATTCATTATCGGTAAAGAAGCGGGCATAACCTTGCAAACGCAGCGATTCCGCTTCGTCTCCCGGTTTAATATCGTGGGCGGCAAAACGGATATAAGGTTCTCTGCCGGAACTTTGATTGGGTTTTAAATCGTTAGCTTGGTTGATTTGTTGTAAAAAAGCACCTAAAACTTCGGAAACTTCTAATCCGTTTTGGGAAGCGGCCTCCGAGGGGTGAGCGGCACGTCCGCGCAAGGTCACCACGAAACCTTTGGCTGTAAAACTTTCTTCCATGATTTCTCCGTCTACCTCTCCGTCAAAATCGTAATAAATTTCAGGTTTGAAATAATCAGTATCTACGCGATGAGCGGCCAAGCCTACATCTTCGCTGGGGACCAACATAAATTGCAATGTGCCATGTGCCATTTGGGGATTTTCGGCTAAGGTTTGGATAAGAGTGACGATGATGGCAGTGCCTGCTTTGTCATCTGCTCCTAAAATAGTGGTGCCGTCTGAAGTGACGATGGTTTGACCGACTAATTGATTTAAATAGGTGTCGGAAGATTGGGGATCTAACACGATACCGTTTTCTTCATTGATGACTACTTTGCCACCCTGATAACTTCTGATTACTTGCGGCTTAATGCCTTTGCCCGGAGCTTCGGGGGTGGTATCGTAATGAGCGCTCATGCCCAATACGGGGACGGTGGCTGTTAATTTTTCTGGAAGGTTAGAGGGGAAATGAACATAGATGTATTTATCTTGAGAAAAATGAATAGAAGGTTTATCTTGGGAAAAGTGAATAGAAGATTCTGCATTGTTTTTGCTCAAAATGCCGCTGATTTCTTGGTACAAAAGTTCGCCCGCTTTGGCTACATCTTCGCTCATGACCCAATCTCCATAAAACTGGCCGTATTGGCTTTGGCTATCCACTTGTACATATTCCAAAAAGCGGTTCAACAGCAAGGAACGATATTTATTGGGTTTTACCGGCGTAAGAGCAAAAACATTGCCGCTACAGAAAATTACGGACAATATTAACAAATAAGAAACAATTTTTTTCATTTTATTTTCTCCTAAAAATCTTCACTGAAAAAATCCTTACTATCATTGTACGAATCTGGTGGGTTTTACACAAGGGTCATTGGACCTAGAAAAAAAATAGGCCCTAAAAACCCCGCTTTTATGCGGGGCTTTTGCTAGAAGTTAAGGTTGAGGTTTTGTTTCCAGATTCCAATAGGAAGTGGTGGTGAGTAAAGTGCGTAAAGAAGCCTCCATGATGTCTATATCTGCATACTCAAGTTGGCTATGTGGGTTAAACATTCCGGCAAAAATATCTGCCGTAGGCAAACCATTAAAAGATAAGAATATGCCGTCTGTTTCTCTACGTGCCGAAACTCGTTTTGGGGTCACTTCCTCTTTAATCATCGCTTGTTCCAATATCTCAATAACTTTTGAGGGGAGTACCTCTTTTACATTCTTGTATTGGTCTTCAAACGAAAGTTCGGTTCCGGTGTTTTTAGGATTTAAGGCTTTAACCGTTTGGAATGTTTGTTTTACAATTTCCGTAAGATCGGTCAGTTCTTCATCGGTAAATGCTCGAATCGTTCCTTTTACCACACTTTGATTTTCTTTGGTTTCAATGGAATTGACGAAAACGAATCCTTGTCTGCCGGAGGTTGTTTCAGGCCGGCGATGGCGTGGCAACAAAGTGTGAAAGTCAGAAGCCATGAGCACGTTGTCTGCAAAGGAGGAATTCATGGCAGAACCGGCATGTACACCGCGTTCTCCGTTAAATACAGCGGTAAAAGAACGGCCGTTAAAATTCTCCACAGTCGTCTCTCCCAAATTTCCACCGTCTACGGTATAAGCATAATCGGCATTTAAATCCGTCAAATCTATCGTTTTGATACCGGTAGAAATTTCTTCGTCTGGCGTAAACGCAATTTTGATGGGGCCATGTTCAATGCTGGTATTTCCCAGTAAATAATCAGCAAAAGTCATAATGATGGCGATGCCGGCTTTGTCATCTGCGCCAAGCAAGGTGCCGCCGGAAGCAGTCATGATATCATGACCGCGTGCATGCAAGAGCTGAGGGCTGTTATATTCTGTTAAACGCAAGTTTTGGGCTTGGTTTATTACGATATCGCCCCCTCTGTATTTGCTATGAATCTGCGGTACTACATTTTTGCCAGAAGAAGATGCAGAGGTGTCTAAGTGGGCCAAAAAAGCAAGCGTGGGTGCCGGTTTGGTGGTTGTGGCGGGAATTTCGGCCGTCACGATACCGCTTTTGCTGATTTTTACATTTTTGGCTCCAATACTTTTCAGTTCTTTCGCCAAGACCTTTCCAAAGGCAAGTTGTCCTTTGGAGGAAGGGACTTTGGCAACATCTGCATTGGAAGTGGTGTCATAGGTGACGTATTTGCTCAGTCTTTGGGAAAGAGCGGTTTTGGCGCTTTGTTTGTTATAGCGCATAACTGCTTTCCAATTTTGTTGTGCTGCCGCACATAGCGGCAACACAACACAGACAAAAAGCGAGAGTAGTTTTTTCATTCTGACTCCTTAGGCTAAATCAGCCAAAGCGGCTTGAGCTTGCGCCAGCAAAGTCTCGGCAGCAGCCAATTCTGCTTTGGTTTTATCAATTTGTTCCTGAGGAGCGTTTTTGATAAAGTTTTCTTGTGACAGGCGAGCTTTGCGAGAAGCAATGTTGGCTTGTGCCGCTGCCATATCTTTTTCCAAGCGTTTCTTTTCTTTATCAAAGTCAATCAAGCCGGTTAAGGGCACATAAATGGCAATCTTGCCAAAAGTAGCCGTAGCCGTTTGCTTGGGTTTTTGCTCATTAATGCCAATCGTTAATTGGTCAATTTTTGCCATTAATTTAATATAAGGAGCATGGGCTTTGACCGTGGCCAACTCTTCCTCATTTTCGGCGGATAATACGGCATTAATTTTTAAACCCGGCGGTACATTAAACTGTGCACGAATGGTGCGGATTTCTTTGGTAATACCCTGTACCGCTTCCATTTTTTTGACGGCTTGTGTGTTTTGTAAAGCAGCATCAAATTCCGGATATTTTTGTTGGAGTAAGAATTCTCCTTCTTCTGCCACATAGGGGCGTAAGCTGGAGGCAATTTCTTCCGTAATAAAAGGAATCAACGGGTGTAAGGCTTTTAATGTGCCGTATAAAATGTTTACGCACAAGGCCATAACATATTGTTTTTCTTCTGTTTGGAAGCGTTGTTTGGCCAGTTCAATGTACCAATCACAAAAATCACCCCACAAGAAGTGATAGAGCGTATTGGCAGTGAGGGCCAAGTTGTATTTTTCAATGCCTTCTCTGGCAGTTTTAATAGCGCAGACATAGCGGTCCAAAATCCATTGATCAGCCAATTCTTTGGCTTGTGTCGGCATGGCTAAAGGCCCCTTGATGCCTTCCATATTCATTAAAATAAAGCGAGATGCATTATAAATTTTATTGCAGAAATTGCGCGCACCGGTGATGCTTTCTTCGGCGTACGGAATATCTTTGCCCGGTACAGCCTGCATAAGCAGAGAAAAGCGCACAGCATCGGTGCCGTATTTGGCCGTCATGTCTAAAGGATCAATAACGTTGCCCAAAGATTTAGACATTTTCTTCCCGCGTTTATCGCGCACAATACCATTTAAAAATACGTCTTTAAAAGGTAATTTTCCTTTAAATTCCAAACCCATCATCACCATACGGGCGACCCAGAGATACAAAATTTCATAT is a window of Elusimicrobiaceae bacterium DNA encoding:
- a CDS encoding bifunctional hydroxymethylpyrimidine kinase/phosphomethylpyrimidine kinase, with protein sequence MKNRVLIVGSVAFDSVENSHGKAERVLGGAASYSSISASYFALPNIVAVVGTDFTTQDKAPFKKCGVDISGLEVKEGKTFHWGGSYDKDLKNATTHFTDLNVFQDFNPVLSEEQKNAKAVFLANIDPELQLSVLKQVKNPKLVACDTMNYWISSRKEALLKVLKKTDLFFLNEAEARQLTGEYNLITAGKKILKLGAKHVIIKLGPNGSMLVSKLGIVQFPPFVLEHVYDTTGAGDTFGGGATGYLASLRKWDTLSAIKRAMMIGNVMASFTIESFSVKRLASIKEGEIEKRLKEYTSMLRF
- a CDS encoding SurA N-terminal domain-containing protein, with the translated sequence MISFLIKYKKAILIITLGFFIGSIAYIGLDSYQRGSFKDTAAIVGDTKITFRNLFKAADAQARLLRNNGVDVDENMMKGLNQEVLKGLISEEILNQAAQEFGLAVADYEVALDIHSFPQFNQDGKFNKAAYEYAVKHQLGVTPAQFEEQFRRSKLADRFRMALYSIYKLTPEEVRFAYLTQNGNMKNFEKNKKDFEKQLFETKMETAQQAFFDDFNNRVEIRTFLDEQ
- a CDS encoding polymer-forming cytoskeletal protein, with product MSFLKKDSDFASGEHFSIVSAECYFQGTLSVQGSLRVDGKLEGSVDNARQVIVGEGGKIVGDVTAATVVCGGDIEGNVCAEMLEVLGKAAIKGDIRAQKMIVEEGGRIEGMCKIGGAEKTSAELEDKE
- a CDS encoding M23 family metallopeptidase; this encodes MGKKTNAISRFLSDRVDIIIMPRAGSSKKIKLTGLTFVIFIALWALFTLGSLWLWSKAYDYHLTKADNKLMRVKMQLISDELERGRKYLSLTQTTEQQMRQMLGMPGGKFINLPKGLQDKKQKEDDRAKQLFGSDLKEFDTEEFEKYIDSMQETAEERLASFQEIAWYFANQKEGLNSTPSIRPSSSRISSGFGYRRDPFGRPTGRMHKGLDFAGKPDSPIVSTADGVVRHTGWVNGYGQAVLIDHGFGYSTLYAHATGIKVKPGEVVKRGQIIAFMGTTGRSTGTHLHYEVWKDGQAVNPRNYFK
- a CDS encoding N-acetylmuramoyl-L-alanine amidase, coding for MKKIFFYSIFLFLFFNPLKAEILPVAPYLPATESDSTRNAPITVQHPQEKAILPKEAKNIYLFGKINLKSPSLQINGVDVPLHKNGTFLTFLPVEQGNFQFLLTAQSEGKTYQAQRNIVVAGTPIQVFQARAKFDPQEIYPSKPAWFLPGDTLLLSARGTPGACVKAHLYGLKNGKSIELKESSRQPGLYQARFSIHQHQNPRSVKVSYSMYDKKSKTKAKIVAKEKIRILDPDTPLQPAFVKDSATKLRQIPVYQGSLYPFYRAFGEVLIDGRDNGLYRLRLSAEESAWLEEKKLKLFSPDRYQNNVLKEMDAISYPEKTQIRWTSQKQVPIYVQEFNNRLELSFYYTADFEENFNFDSTSALLEKIEWTQPQENQVKFILYFKAGLLWGHSYRYEGTDFVLDLNHRPTICATDAYPLKGARILLDAGHSPKRTNPYDGVVTPSGFLEYELTLPLAESIKAKLEKAGATVIMTREGNNFIGLTERYKKAMAEKAHIFISLHYNALHDTGNPLAAPRGYSVYYTYPHSFDLAESIYKSFNKYVPLPDNGLIADDVFFIPRISEIPSILVENAFPILPEQEEWVLSDKGKQILADTLYQGILSFYQKEYSQH
- a CDS encoding Nif3-like dinuclear metal center hexameric protein — its product is MTTREDVVSFINDYLQISNVPDSSLNGLQVEGRDTVQKIVFGVSASLELFKKAKQAGADMIVVHHGLLWGKEQALVGPFGRRVAFLLQNQISLLGYHLPLDKHPVIGHNALLLNSLHAQNVRSFAAYHGQEIGFCGEIEPQNLKDVVAQLEQTCQAHALTLPFGKEKVSRVGVVSGGGWSMLPDGVKMGLDLFITGSMDEPAQEICREGNINGVALGHYNSEKIGVCALMDLVASKFDVEVEFVDIKNPL